TGACGCCGGTGTCGAACAGTTCCTCCGCAAGCGCGGGCGCGCGTTCGGCAATCCGGTCGAACCCCGGCGCTTCCCAATAAAGCCGGCGATAGATCGCGGCCGCGCTGCTTTTCGGCATGGTGCGCATGGAGCCGTCATAGCCTTCGGCGCGCGCCACCGCCTCGGTGATCCCCCAATTGGTCGGGCCGCCCCGATCCGCCGGGTGGTCCACAAACCCGCCTTCGCGCGCGATCAGCGCATCGATCATCGCTTTCACCGTCATCTTGACCTCCGGTCGCCTCGAACGACTCGGAAATAACCCATATGGTTATTTGTAGGACAGAGATATTTTCCCGTTCAATGGGCGGTGCGCTATTTGCGCCGCACCGGAGCAAAAAAATACGGGCGGGTCTGGCCGCGCCTTGTCGATGCTGTAATGTATTGGGCTAACCGGAAAAGATCGGCGCAAAGTCGCATCGGGTCGCGCAAGTTGCGGGAGTGCCGGCCGCCCTTGATCAGGGGCGCGGCAGGGCAACTCCAAAGGGGGAAGGGAAGGCGCGCGTTGGGGGAGTATCGGCGTATTGCGTGGCTCGCATCGGCCGTGCTGGTCGTGGGGGCAGCTCCGGCATATGGGCAGGATTCCCTGCCGGCGCCGGTCGACAATGCACTGGTACAGGAAGAGCCGTCCGCCGAGGATCATGGCGTCCTCGTCTATGACCAGGCCTTTTTCGCCGGCTACAGCCCCGCCACCGCCTATGACATGATCGATCGTATTCCCGGCTTTTCGCTCGACGTCGGCAGTTCGTCGACTCGCGGTCTGGCGGGTGCGGCAGGCAATGTGCTGATCGACGGTGACGTGCCTGCGTCGAAAAGCGATCGTATCGACGAGATACTGGCCCGTATGCCGGCGTCCAATGTCGAGCGGATCGAACTGGTGCGCGGCGGTGCGCCGGGGATCGACATGCACGGCTATGCGGTGGTCGCCAATGTCGTGAGAAAGCGCGCGGCGACCAGCCAATGGGTCACCGATCTCAACAGCTACATCTATCCCGACGGTGGCGTCGGGCCGCAGGCGCGGCTCACCTATACGCGCAGCGAAGGCGAACGGCAGACGCAGTTCTCGATCTACGGGACGCGCGACCGGACGGGAACGACTTCGCACGGATCGCGCGTACGGACCGACGTGGCGGGCAACCTCATCCAGAGCGCCGATCTCGATACGCGCGACCGCATTTACGGCATCAATCTGCGCGGAACGATCGTGCGGCCGACCGGGGGCGGCGGCAAGCTGCGGCTCAACGCGCTGGTCGGCCTCGACACCAGCGACATCCGGCAGGATTTCACTGTCGTCGCGGGCAGCGGCGCGAACGAGCATAACGAAGCGAGCGACCGCGACTGGAGCGGCGAACTGGGTGCGACCTGGTCCAGGCCTATCGGCGGCGATTTCGAAATCGAACTGACCGGGCTGCAGCGGCTGGGACGCTATCTCTATGATCAGCAATCGGCCTCGGGCGGGCGCGTCGCTGATTTTTCGCTGCGCTCGACCTCGGGCGAAAGCGTCGGCCGCGCGATCCTGCGCTACAAGCCCGAGGAGGAATGGG
This genomic interval from Sphingosinithalassobacter tenebrarum contains the following:
- a CDS encoding TonB-dependent receptor plug domain-containing protein, with translation MGEYRRIAWLASAVLVVGAAPAYGQDSLPAPVDNALVQEEPSAEDHGVLVYDQAFFAGYSPATAYDMIDRIPGFSLDVGSSSTRGLAGAAGNVLIDGDVPASKSDRIDEILARMPASNVERIELVRGGAPGIDMHGYAVVANVVRKRAATSQWVTDLNSYIYPDGGVGPQARLTYTRSEGERQTQFSIYGTRDRTGTTSHGSRVRTDVAGNLIQSADLDTRDRIYGINLRGTIVRPTGGGGKLRLNALVGLDTSDIRQDFTVVAGSGANEHNEASDRDWSGELGATWSRPIGGDFEIELTGLQRLGRYLYDQQSASGGRVADFSLRSTSGESVGRAILRYKPEEEWAFEGGGEIAYNFLDSTTGYLSNGARVALPNESVYVSELRGEGFVQATWKAGDSLTLEAGVRAEVSRIAQNGDTDQSKSFFYPKPRLQLTWVPGEGHQVRLRYEHVLGQLDFDDFVASSEIELGTVAGGNADLKPQQTTVYEASYEYRFWGKGVVSALYQHYEYEDIVDFIPLTDGYDAVGNIGSGSGDFLETSATLPFDRLGLKGVQLYLRAAWYWTRATDPLTGESRRISGTSAFGCAVNLNHDIDDGRWSWGVQHGCDVDKSTTYRVREFRDYRLPPLVTVYVQWKPTSDWTIRLEGGNVTDVTETYVRDIYSGPRNNAPLLYRERRETQFDPWLYLKIRKRL